The following coding sequences are from one Luteimonas sp. S4-F44 window:
- a CDS encoding response regulator: MTAETARIVVVDDDASIRDALCDYLARHGYAVRDADGAAAMDQLLAQAPADLVVLDWMMPGEDGLSVCRRLADADVAVLMLSALDSPPDRVIGLEVGADDYLAKPFDPRELLARVRALLRRGAHLRQQATRPAEGYGFDGWTLRLDARALHTPEGTEVALTAGEFALLRALVERAGRVLDRERLMALTHGDAAEPFDRAVDLAISRLRRKLAQARPGADALIQTLRGEGYRFAATVHRL; this comes from the coding sequence ATGACTGCCGAGACCGCCCGCATCGTCGTCGTCGACGACGACGCCAGCATCCGCGACGCGCTGTGCGACTACCTCGCGCGCCACGGCTACGCCGTGCGCGATGCGGACGGCGCCGCCGCGATGGACCAGTTGCTCGCGCAGGCGCCGGCCGACCTGGTGGTGCTGGACTGGATGATGCCCGGCGAGGATGGCCTGTCGGTGTGCCGGCGCCTGGCCGATGCCGATGTCGCAGTGCTGATGCTCAGCGCGCTCGACAGCCCACCCGACCGCGTGATCGGGCTGGAAGTCGGCGCCGACGACTATCTCGCCAAACCGTTCGATCCGCGCGAACTGCTGGCCCGCGTGCGCGCGCTGCTGCGGCGCGGCGCACACCTGCGCCAGCAGGCGACGCGCCCGGCAGAAGGCTACGGCTTCGACGGCTGGACACTGCGGCTCGACGCACGCGCATTGCACACCCCCGAAGGCACCGAGGTGGCGTTGACCGCGGGCGAGTTCGCGCTGCTGCGCGCGCTGGTGGAACGCGCCGGCCGCGTGCTCGACCGCGAACGCCTGATGGCGCTGACCCACGGCGATGCGGCCGAGCCCTTCGATCGCGCCGTGGACCTGGCCATCAGCCGACTGCGCCGCAAGCTGGCGCAGGCACGGCCCGGCGCCGATGCGCTGATCCAGACGCTGCGCGGCGAGGGCTATCGCTTCGCGGCCACGGTGCACCGCCTGTGA
- a CDS encoding HAMP domain-containing sensor histidine kinase yields MSRPRGILILVGGLALATLVLAQAVSFAVVGWWPAPPMPTMVPADAIAALSGTQPPAHGLQVRTQPAAPTGTPVPWLAELAAERLQRPAAQVRATWRRKPDVALQVVDDGQLAMAGQADSARQARVRAALLASGLQVPAFELAVAQPDGTWRVVSAVDAGRGQWRRQVLLALALGAVLIAPLAWWMARRLTLPLRRLAEASARMDLAARAPPVPVEGAAEVRVLGQAIADAHARLRAQADDVTAMLAAVAHDLRTPLTGLRLRAETAPSPNRERMVADISRMQTMIAQVLAYAQGEVAPLQRAPVDMAALAGELAAAAQALGQSVQVQAHAPALVQGDALALRRALSNLIDNAVRYAGAADIEIHARDGQLSIDVADRGPGIPADARARLVQPFQRLEHSRSRDTGGAGLGLAVARSTAQRHGGALELHDRDGGGLRARLVLPIAAP; encoded by the coding sequence GTGAGCCGGCCGCGCGGCATCCTTATCCTGGTCGGCGGGCTGGCGCTGGCGACGCTGGTGCTGGCCCAGGCGGTGAGTTTCGCGGTGGTCGGCTGGTGGCCGGCACCGCCGATGCCGACGATGGTGCCCGCCGACGCGATCGCGGCCTTGTCGGGTACGCAGCCGCCGGCCCACGGACTCCAGGTGCGCACGCAGCCGGCCGCGCCGACCGGCACGCCGGTGCCGTGGCTGGCCGAACTGGCCGCCGAACGTCTGCAGCGTCCCGCAGCGCAGGTGCGCGCCACCTGGCGGCGCAAACCCGACGTCGCGCTGCAGGTCGTCGATGACGGCCAACTGGCGATGGCCGGGCAGGCCGACAGCGCGCGCCAGGCGCGCGTGCGCGCCGCATTGCTCGCGAGCGGGCTGCAGGTGCCGGCATTCGAGCTGGCGGTCGCGCAGCCGGACGGGACGTGGCGGGTCGTGAGCGCAGTCGACGCCGGGCGCGGACAGTGGCGCCGTCAGGTGCTGCTGGCGCTGGCGCTGGGCGCGGTGCTGATCGCGCCGTTGGCGTGGTGGATGGCGCGCCGGCTGACGCTGCCGCTTCGGCGGCTGGCCGAGGCCAGCGCGCGGATGGACCTGGCCGCGCGCGCGCCGCCAGTGCCGGTCGAAGGCGCCGCCGAGGTCCGCGTGCTCGGCCAGGCGATCGCCGATGCGCATGCCCGCCTGCGTGCGCAGGCCGATGATGTCACCGCGATGCTCGCCGCCGTCGCGCACGACCTGCGCACGCCGCTGACCGGCCTGCGGCTGCGCGCCGAGACCGCGCCGTCACCGAACCGCGAACGCATGGTCGCCGACATCTCACGGATGCAGACGATGATCGCGCAGGTACTGGCCTATGCGCAGGGCGAGGTCGCGCCGCTGCAGCGCGCGCCGGTCGACATGGCCGCGCTCGCCGGCGAGTTGGCCGCCGCCGCGCAGGCGCTGGGCCAGTCGGTGCAGGTGCAGGCGCACGCACCGGCCCTCGTGCAAGGTGATGCGCTGGCGCTGCGCCGCGCGCTGTCGAACCTGATCGACAACGCCGTGCGCTACGCTGGCGCGGCCGACATCGAGATCCACGCGCGCGACGGCCAGCTGTCCATCGACGTGGCCGACCGTGGCCCCGGCATTCCGGCCGACGCGCGCGCGCGGCTGGTGCAGCCGTTCCAGCGTCTAGAGCACTCGCGCAGTCGCGACACCGGCGGTGCCGGCCTCGGCCTCGCCGTCGCGCGCTCGACCGCGCAGCGCCACGGGGGCGCGCTGGAACTGCACGATCGCGACGGCGGTGGCCTGAGAGCGCGGTTGGTCTTGCCGATCGCGGCGCCCTGA
- a CDS encoding HipA domain-containing protein, with protein sequence MRALRPWDYLIGTHDASRMGALRLRAANGRYLDDRELNAPPMTELRALEALAVRVERDDIDDSALDARWIKQLVAPGASLGGARPKASVRDVDQTLWLAKFPSSDDRHDVGLWEYVTYRLARAAGIDMPQARPLSLSGLGTTYTVRRFDRSGADRHAYASALTLLDADDSEDISYVEIAHAIENHGVAPAIADDLSQLYRRAVFNVLVGNRDDHLRNHGFLRAPDGWRLAPAFDVNPNPDKDAHVLSIGLDDPSPDARLLLDTCAYYRLSKTRARTIVEEVRVAVRGWRDEARRCQARGTEIAAMEAVIDPER encoded by the coding sequence GTGCGTGCACTGCGCCCGTGGGACTATTTGATCGGCACCCACGATGCTTCCCGGATGGGCGCATTGCGGCTGCGCGCGGCCAACGGCCGATATCTGGACGACCGTGAACTCAACGCGCCGCCGATGACCGAGTTGCGCGCGTTGGAGGCGCTTGCCGTGCGCGTGGAACGCGACGACATCGACGACAGCGCGCTTGATGCCAGGTGGATCAAACAATTGGTGGCGCCGGGTGCGTCGTTGGGTGGCGCGCGTCCCAAGGCGAGTGTGCGCGACGTCGATCAGACACTGTGGCTGGCGAAATTCCCCTCCAGCGACGATCGGCATGATGTGGGCCTGTGGGAGTACGTGACCTATCGTCTCGCGCGCGCGGCTGGCATCGACATGCCTCAAGCGCGCCCGCTGTCCCTGTCCGGCCTGGGCACCACATACACGGTGCGCCGGTTCGATCGAAGCGGCGCCGATCGCCATGCGTACGCCTCGGCGCTGACGCTGTTGGATGCGGACGACAGCGAGGACATCAGCTACGTCGAAATCGCCCACGCGATCGAAAACCACGGCGTTGCCCCGGCGATCGCCGATGATCTGTCGCAGCTCTATCGTCGCGCAGTATTCAATGTCCTGGTCGGTAATCGCGACGACCATCTGCGCAACCACGGATTTCTGCGGGCGCCCGATGGCTGGCGCCTGGCCCCGGCCTTCGATGTGAATCCCAACCCGGACAAGGACGCGCACGTCCTTTCGATCGGCCTGGACGATCCGTCCCCGGACGCCCGGCTGTTGCTGGATACCTGCGCCTACTACCGTCTGAGCAAGACGCGGGCGCGCACGATCGTCGAAGAGGTACGGGTGGCCGTGCGCGGCTGGAGGGACGAAGCCAGGCGCTGCCAGGCACGTGGTACCGAGATCGCGGCGATGGAGGCGGTGATCGACCCGGAGCGCTGA
- a CDS encoding helix-turn-helix transcriptional regulator, which produces MPRAQRQIQALGARLRAARMRRQMTQGELAARVGVSVPTVGKLERGDPATSLATMLRVLTALGLEQDIDLLARNDELGRELQDSRLRRPAARRASTS; this is translated from the coding sequence ATGCCCCGTGCCCAACGTCAGATCCAGGCGTTGGGCGCGCGGCTGCGCGCGGCGCGCATGCGCCGGCAGATGACACAGGGTGAGCTCGCGGCGCGGGTCGGGGTGAGCGTGCCGACGGTGGGCAAGCTGGAACGCGGCGATCCGGCGACGAGCCTGGCCACGATGTTGCGCGTGCTCACGGCGCTGGGGCTGGAGCAGGACATCGATCTGTTGGCGCGCAATGACGAACTCGGCCGCGAACTGCAGGACAGTCGCCTGCGTCGGCCCGCTGCACGTCGCGCGAGCACGTCGTGA
- a CDS encoding HipA N-terminal domain-containing protein → MSPVPADVQAIDQVEVWLDAAGLGGEALVGHLARLPSRTGDTIQFQYADDWVDGTAPIRSFALDPQLPLHRGPHVARTGASTLTAAFTDCSPDRWGNASWIGAKSSMLANRIDGCVHCARGTI, encoded by the coding sequence GTGAGTCCGGTTCCTGCCGACGTTCAGGCGATCGACCAGGTCGAGGTCTGGCTGGATGCCGCCGGCCTCGGCGGCGAGGCGTTGGTCGGCCATCTGGCCCGGTTGCCCAGCCGGACCGGCGACACGATCCAGTTCCAGTACGCCGACGACTGGGTGGACGGCACAGCGCCGATCCGCAGCTTTGCGTTGGATCCGCAGTTGCCGCTCCATCGCGGCCCCCATGTCGCGCGCACCGGCGCCAGCACGCTGACCGCCGCGTTCACTGATTGCTCGCCCGATCGTTGGGGCAACGCCTCATGGATCGGCGCGAAGTCATCGATGCTCGCGAACAGAATCGACGGGTGCGTGCACTGCGCCCGTGGGACTATTTGA
- a CDS encoding DUF2058 domain-containing protein has product MAKANPLQEQLLKAGLVKKSKVAEVAREQHKARHGKGAPTPTDSQREAERARAEKVERDRALAAEQKARARAAEMVAQARQIIHDKQVPRAGQLEYRFTADGAIRSLLVDEAQRRQLAAGALVVARLGEGYALLPRAAADKVRERDPGLIAVDHGQAADAPPSESDAEDDAYYAQFKVPDDLMW; this is encoded by the coding sequence ATGGCGAAGGCGAACCCGCTCCAGGAGCAATTGCTCAAGGCAGGCCTGGTCAAGAAGAGCAAGGTGGCCGAGGTCGCGCGCGAGCAGCACAAGGCGCGGCACGGCAAGGGCGCGCCGACACCGACGGACAGCCAGCGTGAGGCCGAGCGCGCGCGAGCCGAGAAGGTCGAACGCGACCGCGCGCTGGCCGCCGAGCAGAAGGCCCGGGCGCGCGCTGCCGAGATGGTCGCGCAGGCGCGCCAGATCATCCACGACAAGCAGGTGCCGCGTGCCGGGCAACTGGAGTATCGGTTCACCGCCGACGGCGCGATCCGCAGCCTGTTGGTCGACGAGGCCCAGCGCAGGCAACTGGCCGCAGGCGCTTTGGTCGTCGCGCGGCTGGGCGAGGGCTACGCGCTGTTGCCGCGTGCGGCGGCCGACAAGGTGCGCGAACGCGATCCCGGGCTGATCGCGGTCGATCACGGGCAGGCCGCGGACGCGCCGCCATCCGAGTCCGACGCCGAGGACGATGCTTACTACGCGCAGTTCAAAGTGCCCGACGACTTGATGTGGTGA